Proteins encoded together in one Hevea brasiliensis isolate MT/VB/25A 57/8 chromosome 16, ASM3005281v1, whole genome shotgun sequence window:
- the LOC110666383 gene encoding putative serine/threonine-protein kinase-like protein CCR3: MTHNPSYLTIVFIITAITSLLYTATVVDGLGSASTIAVTYSTATVCGIIAGEPIQRIQCYQNGHVISIQPSVSFESISGGQTFFCGLRSGGFSVFCWETVATKNSSFQPKRIYHSNNIQLTDLTVGDDQVCAREVNSGIAKCWRGKGRGRSPFPSPAVALKFSTLTSGSGFTCGILRNNSRVYCWGNNDVGAAIQRQFGNLKMLNLVAGESHACGLNASGFLVCKGSNGSGQLDVPFSSAFAFSGLALGSDFSCAIKQSNGLGACWGGTNKLQLNSKILESVPFELIVAGLDFTCGLTTGNLSIICWGLGWSNVLHHGNELPLGIMIPGSCVQSSCGTCGVYPDSEVLCDGSGNICKSCQIDLPIAVPLPPRITPPSQQVQPLSPSRAKNKLSLAFAIVGSVGAFAGICTIIYCLRRFSHHNSVQPSIINPNLKVNAAAMTNNGSTTPSLRSYSVRHQSSRRLGRQRSGSSSKRTDKTQKFFLSELVAATNNFSSENKIGAGSFGIVYKGKLANGFEVAIKRGETGTKTKKFQEKESAFDSELALLSRLHHKHLVELVGFCEEKDERLLVYEYMSNGSLHSHLHNNNNVEKSSSILNSWKMRIKIALDAATGINYLHNYAVPPIIHRDIKSSNILLDANWSARVSDFGLSLMGPESDQEFMSTKAVGTVGYIDPEYYVLNVLTAKSDVYGLGVVLLELLTGKRAVFKTEEEGAGPMGLVEYVSPLILSGEMQKVLDKRVGPPEMHEAEAVELMAYTAMHCVSLEGKKRPDIVDIVANLERALGLYEEIPASFSTISFSIPSSD, from the coding sequence ATGACACACAACCCTTCCTATCTCACCATTGTCTTTATCATCACTGCTATTACCTCTCTGCTCTACACTGCTACTGTGGTAGACGGCCTTGGCTCTGCCTCCACCATCGCTGTCACCTATAGCACTGCTACTGTCTGCGGTATCATTGCCGGTGAGCCCATCCAAAGAATCCAATGCTACCAAAATGGCCATGTGATCTCTATCCAGCCCAGTGTTTCCTTTGAATCTATATCTGGAGGACAGACCTTCTTCTGTGGCCTCCGCTCTGGAGGCTTCAGTGTTTTCTGCTGGGAGACCGTAGCTACAAAAAACTCAAGCTTTCAACCCAAGCGCATCTACCACAGTAACAACATTCAGCTAACTGATCTAACCGTTGGAGATGATCAGGTTTGCGCAAGAGAGGTCAACTCTGGCATAGCTAAGTGTTGGAGAGGCAAAGGCAGAGGTAGATCTCCTTTTCCATCGCCTGCGGTGGCTCTAAAGTTTAGTACACTCACATCTGGGAGTGGCTTTACGTGTGGAATTTTGAGGAACAACAGTAGAGTTTATTGTTGGGGTAATAATGATGTTGGAGCTGCGATTCAAAGACAGTTTGGGAATTTAAAGATGTTAAACTTGGTTGCTGGAGAGTCTCATGCTTGTGGATTGAATGCCAGTGGGTTTCTGGTGTGTAAAGGAAGCAACGGGTCAGGGCAATTGGATGTTCCTTTTAGTTCGGCTTTTGCGTTTTCAGGTCTTGCTCTAGGATCAGATTTTAGCTGTGCTATTAAGCAAAGCAACGGATTAGGAGCATGCTGGGGTGGGACAAATAAACTCCAACTTAATAGCAAAATATTGGAAAGCGTTCCCTTTGAGTTGATTGTTGCTGGTTTGGATTTCACATGTGGGCTTACAACGGGGAATTTATCGATTATTTGTTGGGGTCTGGGATGGTCTAATGTGCTTCATCATGGAAATGAGCTTCCACTGGGAATTATGATTCCAGGTTCTTGTGTTCAGTCTTCTTGTGGCACATGCGGTGTGTATCCAGACTCTGAGGTTTTGTGTGATGGGTCTGGGAATATCTGTAAATCATGCCAGATTGATCTTCCAATTGCCGTGCCCTTGCCTCCGAGAATAACACCACCATCTCAGCAAGTACAACCACTTTCTCCATCAAGGGCCAAAAATAAGCTTTCTTTGGCTTTTGCGATTGTCGGATCTGTTGGTGCCTTTGCAGGCATCTGCACTATTATTTATTGTTTACGCAGATTTTCACATCATAATTCTGTGCAGCCCTCAATTATCAATCCCAACCTGAAAGTGAATGCTGCTGCTATGACTAACAATGGTTCTACTACCCCATCTTTAAGATCATATTCTGTTAGGCATCAAAGCTCGAGAAGATTGGGGCGCCAGAGAAGTGGATCATCTTCTAAGCGTACAGACAAGACTCAGAAATTTTTCCTATCAGAGCTTGTTGCTGCTACAAACAATTTCTCATCGGAAAACAAGATTGGTGCTGGGAGCTTTGGCATCGTTTACAAAGGCAAACTTGCCAATGGTTTTGAAGTGGCTATTAAGAGAGGGGAAACTGGTACGAAGACAAAGAAATTCCAAGAGAAAGAAAGTGCGTTTGATTCAGAACTAGCATTGTTATCTCGGCTTCACCATAAGCATTTAGTGGAACTAGTTGGTTTCTGTGAAGAAAAGGATGAGAGGCTGTTGGTTTATGAGTACATGAGCAATGGATCTCTTCATAGTCATTTACATAACAACAACAATGTTGAAAAGAGTAGCAGCATTTTGAATTCCTGGAAAATGAGGATCAAAATTGCATTGGACGCTGCCACGGGAATCAACTATCTCCACAACTATGCGGTGCCACCCATAATTCACAGAGATATCAAGTCCTCAAACATACTTCTAGATGCAAATTGGAGTGCTAGAGTATCCGATTTTGGGTTATCATTAATGGGGCCAGAATCTGATCAAGAATTCATGTCAACCAAGGCAGTTGGAACAGTAGGATATATTGATCCTGAGTATTATGTATTAAATGTGCTAACAGCCAAAAGTGATGTTTATGGTCTAGGTGTTGTGTTATTAGAGCTTTTGACTGGAAAGAGAGCAGTGTTCAAGACTGAAGAAGAAGGTGCAGGGCCAATGGGACTTGTGGAGTATGTATCACCACTGATATTATCAGGGGAAATGCAAAAGGTGTTGGATAAAAGGGTGGGGCCACCAGAGATGCATGAGGCCGAAGCCGTGGAGTTGATGGCCTACACAGCAATGCATTGTGTAAGCTTGGAAGGAAAGAAGAGGCCTGATATTGTTGATATTGTTGCTAATTTGGAGAGAGCGTTGGGTCTTTATGAGGAGATCCCTGCTAGCTTCTCCACTATCTCATTCTCCATTCCATCATCAGACTGA